The following coding sequences are from one Salvia hispanica cultivar TCC Black 2014 chromosome 3, UniMelb_Shisp_WGS_1.0, whole genome shotgun sequence window:
- the LOC125211600 gene encoding uncharacterized protein LOC125211600 isoform X3 produces the protein MAWRGSISRSLIPTARAAAFRSPPPLSAPTRLIHSPIVAPRLRPPRLSFSNPRTLGELGCAQSLLPLSSMAGVQLTSHLSLNVRAFCELSHGT, from the exons ATGGCTTGGCGTGGTTCAATTTCCAGATCTCTCATCCCCACCGCAAGGGCTGCCGCCTTCCGCTCTCCGCCGCCACTCTCCGCCCCAACCCGCCTAATCCATTCCCCGATCGTCGCCCCTCGCCTCCGTCCTCCCCGCCTCTCCTTCTCCAACCCTAG GACACTGGGAGAACTAGGATGTGCGCAGTCGTTGCTTCCATTGAGTAGCATGGCGGGAGTGCAGCTGACTTCACATCTGTCTCTCAACGTGCGGGCTTTCTGTGAGCTGTCCCATG GTACTTGA
- the LOC125211600 gene encoding uncharacterized protein LOC125211600 isoform X2, whose product MAWRGSISRSLIPTARAAAFRSPPPLSAPTRLIHSPIVAPRLRPPRLSFSNPRTLGELGCAQSLLPLSSMAGVQLTSHLSLNVRAFCELSHGRIGKDG is encoded by the exons ATGGCTTGGCGTGGTTCAATTTCCAGATCTCTCATCCCCACCGCAAGGGCTGCCGCCTTCCGCTCTCCGCCGCCACTCTCCGCCCCAACCCGCCTAATCCATTCCCCGATCGTCGCCCCTCGCCTCCGTCCTCCCCGCCTCTCCTTCTCCAACCCTAG GACACTGGGAGAACTAGGATGTGCGCAGTCGTTGCTTCCATTGAGTAGCATGGCGGGAGTGCAGCTGACTTCACATCTGTCTCTCAACGTGCGGGCTTTCTGTGAGCTGTCCCATG GGAGGATTGGAAAAGATGGGTGA
- the LOC125211600 gene encoding uncharacterized protein LOC125211600 isoform X1, with amino-acid sequence MAWRGSISRSLIPTARAAAFRSPPPLSAPTRLIHSPIVAPRLRPPRLSFSNPRTLGELGCAQSLLPLSSMAGVQLTSHLSLNVRAFCELSHGTFRRSCQDR; translated from the exons ATGGCTTGGCGTGGTTCAATTTCCAGATCTCTCATCCCCACCGCAAGGGCTGCCGCCTTCCGCTCTCCGCCGCCACTCTCCGCCCCAACCCGCCTAATCCATTCCCCGATCGTCGCCCCTCGCCTCCGTCCTCCCCGCCTCTCCTTCTCCAACCCTAG GACACTGGGAGAACTAGGATGTGCGCAGTCGTTGCTTCCATTGAGTAGCATGGCGGGAGTGCAGCTGACTTCACATCTGTCTCTCAACGTGCGGGCTTTCTGTGAGCTGTCCCATGGTACCTTCCGCCGTTCTTGTCAAGATCGCTAA
- the LOC125213384 gene encoding transcription factor bHLH113-like — protein MAGNNSGFGEDPLAPGCYSQLLFGDEISGLDSDACFGFDDNPKMLCFGDYGNANKMEDKPGFTCIDPSPKNNNKKRNGSGTRGAGQCGGVPASNGKKAKSEKSAGAGGHAKVVKKEKLGERITALQQLVSPFGKTDTASVLHEALGYIRFLHDQVQVLCSPYLQHMSPSSSDAPHSSLSVGDEIDCKSSKDDLRSRGLCLVPVDLTLHVADSNGADLWSSARMVNTVSSN, from the exons atggCGGGTAATAATTCCGGGTTCGGGGAGGACCCGCTAGCTCCCGGGTGCTACTCTCAGCTTCTATTCGGCGATGAGATTTCGGGTCTCGATTCGGATGCTTGCTTCGGCTTTGATGATAATCCGAAAATGCTCTGTTTTGGTGATTATGGAAATGCCAACAAAATGGAGGACAAACCCGGATTCACATGCATCGATCCTTCACCCAAAAATAACAAT AAGAAGAGAAACGGGTCGGGCACTCGGGGTGCGGGGCAATGTGGCGGAGTCCCGGCTAGTAATGGCAAGAAGGCCAAATCGGAGAAATCTGCCGGCGCCGGCGGCCATGCAAAG GTGGTTAAGAAAGAGAAGCTTGGTGAGAGAATAACGGCGTTGCAGCAGCTCGTGTCTCCGTTTGGAAAG ACGGATACAGCATCAGTGCTTCACGAAGCGTTGGGTTACATAAGATTTTTGCACGATCAGGTGCAGGTCCTCTGTTCTCCGTATCTGCAGCACATGTCACCCTCCTCCTCGGACGCCCCCCATAGTTCTCTATCTGTCGGG GATGAAATAGATTGCAAGAGTAGTAAGGATGATCTGAGAAGCAGGGGACTGTGCCTTGTCCCGGTTGATCTGACCTTGCACGTGGCCGACTCCAATGGAGCCGATCTCTGGTCGTCTGCACGCATGGTCAACACTGTTTCATCAAACTAG